The Kordia sp. SMS9 DNA window CGCTTTTTCAAGCAATGAATATTTTAGTAAAAAGATGCGTTCTTGACTGTATCCAATGTTCAAATTGGCATCTTGAATGGTACTGATGTATGTTTTTAAGAATACACCAATAAAATATGTGTATAACAATTCGCCTGCGTCAAAAAGATCTTCTTGCGCACCTTTGTATTTGTCTTTATGATTGAAAATGGTTGCGTAAATCGCGTAGTGAAAACTTCTAAATAAACCTGCCACATCTTTCAACGGTGGTTGTTTTACTTTTCGATCGCGAATGGTGCTTTCAGGTTCACCTTCAAAATCGAGAATGTAAAAATCGTCGTCTTTCACTAAAATTTGTCCCAAATGATAATCGCCATGTACTCTGATGCGTTCCCCTTTCAACTTTGTCCAATCGAAATTGACCAATCGTTTACGGATGTCGTTTTTGTTGTCTAAAAATTCTTGCGCTAAGGTTAACGACAATCCTTCTAGTTTGTGCAAATTGTTTTCCACCGTGTTCAATCGGTTTTGAAATTGATAGAGCAATCTGTTTTTTAGCCAAACCGTATAATCACCGTTAAAATGTGTCGGTGTAAAAGCCGTTTCTTCAAATTCGCTTCCTAAAGCAATGTGCATTCCCGCAGTACGTTCCGCTAGTTTTTGAATTTTTAAGAATAAATTCAATCCTACCCAATCAATGATTTGCGGCGGCACATCGTTAATGCTTAACCGATCAAATAATTCCGTTTCGGGCAGGCCTTTTATATTGATGTTTTTCGTTTCTATATTTAGAAATACTTTGTGAAGTTCTTTCAACATATAATCCCATGCATCGCCTTCATTGGGCACCATTTCTTGCATGAGTCCGATCGTAATATTTTCCTTATCGGAATCAACAATACTCAAACTTCCCAAATAGGCTGGCGTATTTTTGTATTGTTTTTTTTCAGATAAAAATCGACTCATTTCGTAGTCTGGATTTTTATTCGCATAAATTCTTCGGAAGAATTTCAACACATAACTTTCATTGTATACTATAGACGTATTGCTTTGCTCCAAGCCCATGAAGCGTGACGATTTGTATGCATCGTTGAACAACAGACTTTTGTGATATTGCACACGTGTTTGATCGTTGGGAACTGCCGTGAGAATGCGTTCAAATACTAGTTTTCGAAATGCTTCCAAGTTGATCGCATCAATGATAAAACCTTCTTGATTTTTAATGCTGATTGGCAGAATACGTTCTTCTTTGGCAAAACTTTCATCTGACACAAACGCAATCGGTAAGAAATAATGTTGATAGAAGGCTTCTACAAAATTGACTTCTAAGATTAATCCATAATAAACTTCGCCATGTTGTTGAATGCGGAAATATTCCGACAGTTCAATGTATTTTAGTTTGCTTGCTTTTCCTCCATACCAACGCTGTTTGATGATATAATCTTCCAACACTTCCGAAAGAAATGCATTGACAAAATCTTGGTTTTCGAGCAATTCTTCCCAAGCATCGTTAAAATTATAGTGCGTGTTGGTTTTGGTGGTTTTTTTAGCCATGGTTAATGGTTTTTCTACTTATTGATTTTAAAGATATGAAACGGCAACGTAGGATGCAATTCTACATAATTCCATTCGTCATACCAATTGTAGCTGTTTCCAGTGATTAAATCGTGTACTTCTACTTTGTGTCCGTGTTGAATGCCCAAATCGTGCAACGGCAATTGTACATTTCCTTGTTGCGGATAGTATGGATCTAAGCTGATGATCACCAAAATTTCACTCGTTTTGTCTTGATTCCACTTGTAGAAAGCCATGAGGTTGTCATTTTCTATATGGCAGAATTTGATGTTGTTCGTTTGTTGCAACGCTTCGTGTTCGTGACGAATGTGATTGATGCGAGAAATCAGCGTTGTCAATTTATTTTCTTTGAACCAATCGTAGTGACAGAGTTGAAACTTCTCCGACATGTAGTATTCTTCCTTTCCAGGAATGGCTTCGTCAATCATTTGCTCAAAAACAGGTCCGTATATCCCAATGTTAGAACTCAAGGTTGCTGCTAAGGCATAACGCTGAATGTACTTTGATTCGTTCGCACCTTGCAAATGATACGGATTGATGTCTGGCGTATTTGGCCAAAAATTCGGTCGCATGTATTCTTTTTGCTCCGTTTTGGTCAATTCTTCTACATATTCAATGAGTTCGTGTTTGCTGTTTCGCCAAGTGAAATACGTGTACGATTGTGTGTAGCCTTGTTTTGCCAATTGCTGCATCACTTTTGGTTTGGTAAACGCTTCCGCGAGAAAAAGTACGTCTGGGAATTCCTTTTTTACTTCGGCAATAATCCAATTCCAGAAGTAATATGGTTTCGTGTGCGGATTGTCTACACGAAATACGCGTACACCACAATCAATCCAAACTTTGAGAATGTCTAAACATTCGTTCCACAGGTTTTGAAAGTCTTCACTTTCCCAGTAAATCGGCAAAATGTCTTGGTATTTTTTTGGTGGATTTTCGGCATATTGCACCGTTCCATCTGGTCGCCATTTAAACCAATCTGGATGCGACGTTACCCACGGATGATCGGGCGCCGCTTGCAACGCATAATCCATTGCGATTTCGATGTTGTGTTCTTTGGCTTTGGAAACTAAGGCTTTAAAATCGTCCATGGTTCCCAATTCTGGGTGAATATCTTTGTGTCCTCCGTATTGAGAACCGATTCCCCATGCAGAACCGACATCGCCTTTTTTAGCTTCCGTTGTATTGTTTTTTCCTTTACGGTTGACTTCTCCAATTGGATGAATTGGTGGAAAGTACAACGTATCAAATCCCATATTGGCAACGCGCGGCAATAAGCGTTCGCAATCTTTGAACGTTCCGTGTTGTCCTTCCGTTTCCGAAGCAGAACGCGGAAAGAATTCGTACCAAGTACTGAATTGTGCTTTTTTACGATCGACATAAATTTGCAATTCGTGCGATTCGTTCGCTAGATGCTTCGCTGGATATTTTAAAAAGATGTCGTGTAAGCGTGAACTTTTGGCTTCCATGATTGCGCTGTCATATTGAGAAGCATCTTGAAAGGCTTCTATGCATTCGCCTAAATAGTCTTTTTCGGCTTTCGTTGCTTTTTTGCGTAGTGGTTTTAGCAATTCGGCACCTTCTAGTAATTCCGAAATTATGTGTTGATTGTCGTCAATTTTACGTTCAGCACCATGTTGCCAATTCAATCCATAATCTACCCAACCTTGCACTTTATACGTGTAGAAACCTTGTTTTTCTACGACAAAAGACGCTTGCCATTCGTCGTTTCCTAGCTCGTGCATGCGTGCTTCTTTCCATGTTTTTGCTTTTTCATGTTTGTACAATACAGAAGCTGCAATGACATCATGTCCGTCTACTAAGACATGTGCTTGTACAGTAACGATTTCATTGACAATTCGTTTGATAAAAAATTCGCCACCATTCAATTGCGGTGAAATATGATCGATAACGACACGTTTTTGGTTTTGCATTTTTCGGAATAATTAGCGTTTTAAAGTTCGAAATTACTAAAATTAGCGGCAATTTTCATAGTGTTTTCATGATTATCTTATTGATTTTAAAACTACAACGATTGCGTGTTGATTATTAAATCGTTAAATAGTATAAAATTGGTTTTTCGAGCTAAAATTCGCGGATTTTTTTGAGTTTACTCAAATATGCTACCTTTAAAGAAAAATAGACAACGATCGCCACGAATGAAAGTAAAAAGTATCATCCTGTTAATGAACGCTATTTTTTTGATTTTGAGCGCTTGCTCAGAAAAAAAGAAACAAGAAAAAGTCAATACGCACAAAAAAGCTTCTTATGAGCAAATTGTAACTCCCACATATGAGTTAGAAAAACCTCAAGGAACTGCCAGCGCCGTATTGGTTTTGTTTGGTGGATATCCAGAAGTCGCTTCAGATATAAAAAGAGAATTCAACATCTTAAAAGCTGCGCAACAACATAACATCGCTGTATTGTATAGCAATTATAATAGAAAGCTTTGGTTTGAAAACAACGAATTGGAGACACTCGCACAGCAATTGAATCAAATATTTACCACACATCATTTAGCAACCGATAATGTGTTTTTTGGCGGATTTTCCAGTGGCGGCAATGTAGCTTTATTATTGGGAAATCATCTTACAGCTTCACAAAACAAGCTGAAACCCAAAGGTATTTTTATAGTAGATTCTCCCATAGATTTAGCGGTTTTGTATCAAAGTGCTGAAAAGAATGTGAACCGCAATTTTTCAGACGTTTCCGTACAAGAAGGTCGCTTTCTGCTTCAACTGTTAGGCGATCGCTTTGGCAATCCCGCGGAAGCGATGGAAACCTATGAAAAGTACGCCGTATTTACTTCTGAAACGAATCATACCGATAATCTTTCCAGTTTAAAAAATACCAAACTTAGATTCTATACAGAACCTGATACACTTTGGTGGCAAAAAGAACGCATGGCAAGTTATGAACAAATGAATGCGTATTATATACAACAGCTCGCCCAAAAATTAACCGCAGAAAACTTTACGCATGTTGAGTATATTCCCACCGAAAATAAAGGATATAGAGCCAATGGAGAGCGACATCCACACAGTTGGTCTATTGTGGATGTAGCGGAACTCATTAAGTTTATGCTAATCGAATAATATCGTATGAAATTATCACATAAAAAATATCTAAAAGCACGTGATTTTATATTGACAAACGCACGTATGATTGAACGCCGCTTGTTTGATTTTTATTTTGAAAATGGTACTTTAGAAGGTGTTTTTTACGCAGTTTATGCCTACAGAAATACCGATGGAGGCTTTGGTCACGGCATGGAACCCGATACGGCATCGCCAGAAAGTCAACCACTTTTCAGCATCATGGCGCTGGAAACTTTGGATGAAGTTGGGTATTTGACTAAAGAAATCATCTTAAAAGATTTTATGCCGTATTTTGAAAGTATCACTACTGAAAAAGGCGGCATTCCTTGGATGTTTCAACCAAAAAGTGAGTATCCATGCGAAGGACATTTTAAAACCGTTAAAGAATGGGCGGCATTGAGTACCACAGCACCTTTGTTGGGAATCTTGGAAAAATATAAAATTTCAATTCCTTGGATGCAAGATGCAGAGGAATTTGTTTGGAATGAGATAGCACGCATCCAAGAAAAACATGTATTTTGTCACCTGTGCATTCCGAGAAGGTTGCAATTTTTACAATACACGCAACAAAAAAACAAAGCAGAAAAAGCACTGAACGATCTGAAGCATTGGATTTTAGCAGATGGCATCCTTTGTAAAGACACCACGGATGCAGGTTGGGGATTGTATGGAAAACCACACAGTTTGATGTACGCACCTACGCCTGATAGTTTGTTGGCTTCTATATTTAGTAAGGAAACAATTGAGGCTGATCTTACAGCACTGATCCACAAACAAAAAGAAGATGGACGATGGGACACGTGGTACGGCATTAGCGAAGGTACAAAATTGGAATGGGCAGGCATGCAAACCTTATGGACCTTGAACGTTTTGAAAGCGTACAATCGTATTGAACTGTAAACTAATATAGTGCTCGTACTGAGCTTACCGAAGTACCCAAAAAAAACAAATTGAATATCTATAATTATTATTTTACATGTATAGAGAATAACGAGAAGTTAAAAAATTCGTTCTTATACCAATTTGAGTAACAAAAAAGAACGTGAAGATCCTTTTAAAGACTCTTTATGTTCA harbors:
- a CDS encoding trehalose synthase — its product is MAKKTTKTNTHYNFNDAWEELLENQDFVNAFLSEVLEDYIIKQRWYGGKASKLKYIELSEYFRIQQHGEVYYGLILEVNFVEAFYQHYFLPIAFVSDESFAKEERILPISIKNQEGFIIDAINLEAFRKLVFERILTAVPNDQTRVQYHKSLLFNDAYKSSRFMGLEQSNTSIVYNESYVLKFFRRIYANKNPDYEMSRFLSEKKQYKNTPAYLGSLSIVDSDKENITIGLMQEMVPNEGDAWDYMLKELHKVFLNIETKNINIKGLPETELFDRLSINDVPPQIIDWVGLNLFLKIQKLAERTAGMHIALGSEFEETAFTPTHFNGDYTVWLKNRLLYQFQNRLNTVENNLHKLEGLSLTLAQEFLDNKNDIRKRLVNFDWTKLKGERIRVHGDYHLGQILVKDDDFYILDFEGEPESTIRDRKVKQPPLKDVAGLFRSFHYAIYATIFNHKDKYKGAQEDLFDAGELLYTYFIGVFLKTYISTIQDANLNIGYSQERIFLLKYSLLEKAIYELGYELNSRPLWAVIPLKGITNIINHN
- a CDS encoding alpha-1,4-glucan--maltose-1-phosphate maltosyltransferase, translating into MQNQKRVVIDHISPQLNGGEFFIKRIVNEIVTVQAHVLVDGHDVIAASVLYKHEKAKTWKEARMHELGNDEWQASFVVEKQGFYTYKVQGWVDYGLNWQHGAERKIDDNQHIISELLEGAELLKPLRKKATKAEKDYLGECIEAFQDASQYDSAIMEAKSSRLHDIFLKYPAKHLANESHELQIYVDRKKAQFSTWYEFFPRSASETEGQHGTFKDCERLLPRVANMGFDTLYFPPIHPIGEVNRKGKNNTTEAKKGDVGSAWGIGSQYGGHKDIHPELGTMDDFKALVSKAKEHNIEIAMDYALQAAPDHPWVTSHPDWFKWRPDGTVQYAENPPKKYQDILPIYWESEDFQNLWNECLDILKVWIDCGVRVFRVDNPHTKPYYFWNWIIAEVKKEFPDVLFLAEAFTKPKVMQQLAKQGYTQSYTYFTWRNSKHELIEYVEELTKTEQKEYMRPNFWPNTPDINPYHLQGANESKYIQRYALAATLSSNIGIYGPVFEQMIDEAIPGKEEYYMSEKFQLCHYDWFKENKLTTLISRINHIRHEHEALQQTNNIKFCHIENDNLMAFYKWNQDKTSEILVIISLDPYYPQQGNVQLPLHDLGIQHGHKVEVHDLITGNSYNWYDEWNYVELHPTLPFHIFKINK